A section of the Deinobacterium chartae genome encodes:
- the pdxS gene encoding pyridoxal 5'-phosphate synthase lyase subunit PdxS yields the protein METASLRIKTGFAEMFKGGVIMDVVTPEQAIIAEQAGATAVMALERVPADIRQHGGVARMSDPGMIKGIIEAVSIPVMAKVRIGHFVEAQILEHLGVDFIDESEVLTPADESYHIDKHAFKVPFVCGAKNLGEALRRIGEGASMIRTKGEAGTGDVVQAVRHARTVLGEIRAIQARPVEELMTVARDLQAPYELVRYVHEHGKLPVVNFAAGGVATPADAALMMQLGLDGVFVGSGIFKSGNPEKRARAIVKAVTHHNNPAVLAEVSEDLGEAMVGINADHLLPEERLASRGW from the coding sequence ATGGAAACTGCCTCGCTGCGCATCAAGACCGGATTTGCCGAGATGTTCAAAGGCGGCGTCATCATGGACGTCGTTACCCCCGAGCAGGCGATCATCGCCGAACAGGCCGGCGCCACCGCCGTGATGGCCCTCGAGCGCGTACCGGCTGACATCCGCCAGCACGGCGGCGTGGCCCGCATGAGCGACCCCGGAATGATCAAGGGCATCATCGAGGCGGTCTCGATTCCCGTCATGGCCAAGGTCCGCATCGGTCACTTCGTGGAAGCGCAGATCCTCGAGCACCTGGGCGTGGACTTTATCGACGAGTCCGAGGTGCTCACGCCCGCCGACGAGAGCTACCACATCGACAAGCACGCCTTCAAGGTTCCGTTCGTGTGCGGCGCCAAGAACCTCGGCGAGGCCCTGCGCCGCATCGGCGAGGGCGCCAGCATGATCCGCACCAAGGGCGAAGCCGGAACCGGCGACGTGGTGCAGGCCGTGCGCCACGCCCGCACGGTCCTGGGCGAGATCCGCGCGATCCAGGCCCGCCCGGTGGAAGAGCTGATGACCGTCGCCCGCGACCTGCAAGCCCCCTACGAACTGGTCCGCTACGTGCACGAGCACGGCAAGCTTCCGGTCGTGAACTTCGCTGCGGGCGGCGTCGCCACCCCGGCCGACGCTGCCTTGATGATGCAGCTCGGCCTCGACGGCGTCTTTGTCGGTTCGGGTATTTTCAAGAGCGGCAACCCCGAGAAGCGCGCCCGCGCCATCGTCAAGGCGGTCACGCACCACAACAACCCCGCGGTGCTCGCCGAGGTCAGCGAGGACCTGGGCGAAGCCATGGTGGGCATCAACGCCGACCACCTGCTGCCCGAAGAACGCCTGGCCTCGAGGGGCTGGTAG
- a CDS encoding aspartate kinase, whose translation MLVMKFGGVLMGDARAIQHSASLVVRSVAAGERVAVTVSAMAGVTETLLKVAASAENGDIDFANDEIALLSHRHIDAAQHLGARPDDEVLRKIREMLETLRQTVYGVYLLRELTPRSRDLIVSFGERLSAPLMTVALGAQGIGAHDLTGGQAGILTNSRFGDARPLPASYARVRERLEGLFGAGLTPVVAGFIGETERGAITTLGRGGTDYTATILGAALGAQEVWTWKDVDGVMSADPRVVPEARTLSHLSYAEVMEMAYFGAKVLHPLAVTPLQESGIPLRVKSAADPAFPGTLIGPRADTSRTVKAVSAIRAGSVITVGGAGLVGVPEMVSRIFQALASAGVAVQMISQSSSMANVSLVVRKADAERALEALRGAFESRDLVREFALAGDIALVAIVGEGMRGTQGVAARLFGALADEGINILMISQGSSELNISVAIEEKDADRAVRAVHRAFALEAERALA comes from the coding sequence ATGCTGGTGATGAAATTCGGCGGCGTCCTGATGGGCGACGCCCGCGCCATCCAACACTCGGCCTCGCTGGTCGTCCGCTCGGTCGCGGCCGGGGAACGCGTGGCAGTCACGGTCTCGGCCATGGCGGGCGTGACCGAGACGCTGCTCAAGGTCGCCGCGAGTGCCGAGAACGGCGACATCGACTTTGCCAACGACGAGATCGCACTGCTCAGCCACCGCCACATCGACGCGGCCCAGCACCTCGGTGCCCGGCCCGACGACGAGGTGCTGCGCAAGATCCGCGAGATGCTCGAGACGCTGCGCCAGACCGTGTACGGCGTTTATCTGTTGCGCGAGCTCACCCCGCGCTCGCGCGACCTGATCGTGTCCTTCGGCGAGCGGCTCTCGGCTCCGCTGATGACCGTGGCCCTGGGGGCGCAGGGCATCGGCGCACACGACCTGACCGGCGGACAGGCCGGCATCCTCACCAACTCACGCTTCGGCGACGCCCGCCCGCTGCCCGCCAGCTACGCGCGCGTGCGCGAACGCCTCGAGGGTCTGTTCGGCGCGGGCCTCACCCCGGTCGTGGCCGGATTCATCGGCGAGACCGAGCGCGGGGCGATCACCACCCTGGGGCGCGGCGGCACCGACTACACCGCCACCATCTTGGGAGCGGCGCTCGGCGCACAGGAGGTGTGGACCTGGAAGGACGTGGACGGCGTGATGAGCGCGGACCCGCGCGTGGTGCCCGAGGCCCGTACCCTCTCGCACCTCTCGTACGCCGAGGTCATGGAGATGGCCTACTTCGGCGCCAAGGTGCTGCATCCGCTGGCCGTGACCCCGCTGCAAGAAAGCGGCATTCCGCTGCGGGTCAAGAGTGCTGCCGACCCCGCGTTTCCCGGAACCCTGATCGGCCCCAGGGCTGACACCTCGAGGACCGTCAAGGCGGTCTCGGCCATCCGTGCCGGTTCGGTGATCACGGTGGGCGGCGCGGGCCTGGTGGGCGTGCCCGAGATGGTCTCGCGCATCTTCCAGGCGCTGGCGAGTGCCGGGGTGGCGGTGCAGATGATCTCGCAGAGCTCCTCGATGGCCAACGTCTCGCTGGTGGTGCGCAAGGCCGACGCCGAGCGCGCCCTCGAGGCGCTGCGCGGCGCGTTCGAGAGCCGTGACCTGGTGCGCGAGTTCGCGTTGGCCGGGGACATCGCGCTGGTGGCGATCGTGGGCGAGGGCATGCGCGGCACCCAGGGTGTCGCTGCCCGGCTGTTCGGCGCCCTGGCCGACGAGGGCATCAACATCTTGATGATCTCGCAGGGTTCCAGCGAGCTCAACATCTCGGTCGCCATCGAGGAAAAAGACGCGGACCGCGCGGTGCGCGCGGTGCACCGCGCCTTTGCCCTCGAGGCCGAGCGCGCCCTGGCCTAG
- a CDS encoding response regulator transcription factor, with amino-acid sequence MKRLLVVDDEPQILELLELALSLEGYEVVTAPSGEVALEAAVTRQPDLIVLDVILGGMDGFETAQRLRGLTPVPIVFLTAMGTEQDRARGLALGQAYLIKPFRPAQLLEVIRAQLEAAAS; translated from the coding sequence ATGAAGCGCCTGCTGGTCGTGGACGACGAACCTCAGATCCTCGAGCTGCTCGAACTTGCCCTGAGCCTCGAGGGTTACGAGGTCGTCACGGCCCCCAGTGGTGAAGTTGCCCTCGAGGCCGCCGTGACCCGGCAACCGGACCTGATCGTACTCGATGTGATTCTGGGCGGCATGGACGGCTTTGAGACCGCGCAGCGGCTGCGCGGCCTGACCCCGGTGCCCATCGTGTTCCTGACCGCCATGGGCACCGAGCAGGACCGGGCGCGCGGTCTTGCCCTGGGACAGGCCTACCTGATCAAGCCGTTCCGGCCGGCACAACTGCTCGAGGTCATCCGGGCGCAGCTCGAGGCGGCGGCCTCCTGA
- the fsa gene encoding fructose-6-phosphate aldolase, which translates to MKFFIDTAVVDEIREIHAWGVIAGVTTNPSLVVASGRDFHEVVTEIAELVQGPVSAEVTTLEADEMIREGKQLAALSEHVVVKLPLTPAGLTACAALSGEGIKTNVTLCFSTTQALLAARAGATYISPFAGRLDDIAEDGMDLVRQIADIYHLHGIETQVLAASIRHPLHVSQAALAGADVATLPYKVFKAMVQHPLTDKGLKAFMDDWAKGAKAK; encoded by the coding sequence ATGAAATTTTTCATCGATACCGCTGTAGTCGACGAAATCCGCGAAATTCACGCCTGGGGTGTGATCGCCGGTGTGACCACCAACCCCAGCCTGGTCGTGGCCTCGGGCCGTGACTTTCACGAGGTCGTCACCGAAATCGCCGAGCTGGTCCAAGGCCCGGTGTCTGCCGAAGTGACCACCCTCGAGGCCGACGAGATGATCCGCGAGGGCAAGCAGCTCGCCGCCCTCAGCGAGCACGTCGTGGTGAAGCTGCCGCTGACCCCGGCGGGCCTGACCGCCTGCGCGGCCTTGTCCGGCGAGGGCATCAAGACCAACGTGACCCTGTGCTTCTCGACCACCCAGGCCCTGCTCGCCGCGCGCGCGGGGGCGACGTACATCTCGCCGTTCGCGGGCCGCCTCGATGACATCGCCGAAGACGGCATGGACCTCGTGCGCCAGATCGCCGACATCTACCACCTGCACGGTATCGAGACCCAGGTACTCGCCGCCAGCATCCGTCACCCGCTGCACGTGTCGCAGGCGGCCTTGGCCGGTGCCGACGTGGCCACGCTGCCGTACAAGGTCTTCAAGGCCATGGTGCAGCACCCGCTGACCGACAAGGGCCTCAAGGCGTTCATGGATGACTGGGCCAAGGGGGCGAAGGCGAAGTGA
- a CDS encoding alpha/beta fold hydrolase, whose translation MRLKRAIALVGISTAALVAYNAWHSQNAPVRRASARLLEYDWGGWSLRYRLEGAGESTPVVLVHDLSSDASLEDYADLIPTLARTRRVYALDLPGFGFSERQSAHYDAALLRQALEDFLREVVGQPAHLLATHLSAGVAAALPGELVRSLALNCPTGRSLPSKLWSKALQVPVWGEALWNLRGGAPGAHRIAAALEAGAFESDLGALLERGHHPVIILCSGRVPSAPPLLARELRDRAEEARRVDLVAFPSAAEYPHLEEPGRYLSTLERFWNSVEAAQA comes from the coding sequence ATGCGACTGAAGAGAGCCATCGCCCTCGTCGGAATCAGCACCGCCGCCCTCGTCGCCTACAACGCCTGGCACAGCCAGAACGCTCCGGTCAGGCGCGCCTCGGCCCGCCTGCTCGAGTACGACTGGGGCGGCTGGTCCCTGCGCTACCGCCTCGAGGGCGCAGGCGAGAGCACCCCGGTCGTCTTGGTCCACGACCTCTCCTCCGACGCCTCGCTCGAGGACTACGCCGACCTGATTCCCACGCTGGCGCGCACCCGCCGGGTCTATGCCCTGGACCTGCCCGGCTTCGGCTTCTCGGAGCGCCAGAGTGCCCACTACGACGCGGCCCTGCTGCGCCAGGCCCTCGAGGACTTCCTGCGCGAGGTGGTCGGCCAGCCCGCCCACCTGCTCGCCACGCACCTGTCGGCCGGGGTGGCCGCCGCCCTGCCCGGCGAACTGGTGCGCAGCCTGGCACTCAACTGCCCCACCGGGCGCAGCCTGCCCTCGAAACTGTGGAGCAAGGCCTTGCAGGTCCCGGTGTGGGGCGAAGCGCTGTGGAACCTGCGCGGCGGCGCACCGGGAGCGCACCGGATCGCGGCAGCCCTCGAGGCCGGAGCGTTCGAGAGCGACCTCGGCGCGCTGCTCGAGCGCGGCCACCACCCGGTGATCATCCTGTGCAGCGGCCGCGTCCCCAGCGCCCCACCGCTGCTGGCTCGCGAGCTGCGCGACCGTGCCGAGGAGGCGCGCCGGGTGGATCTCGTCGCCTTCCCCAGTGCCGCCGAGTACCCGCACCTCGAGGAGCCCGGGCGTTACCTGAGCACCCTGGAGCGCTTCTGGAACTCGGTGGAGGCCGCGCAGGCATAA
- a CDS encoding peptidoglycan DD-metalloendopeptidase family protein, whose translation MEQGESLSSIARAYGTSVRRIQHANSLKAPNLKLGQILRVPIVVRAETHRRLPPGVFVHVVKEGDSLSSIRDRYGLTTIELISANPYLESLDRMEAGTELLIPSAVRGLIVRVKQGQDAVSLAEYYGSDVGRLAQVNGLESPTDLGENDLLLIPGVMAETTLGALHAKREHELERKRKLEQYARYQRYLAYLKDKQRRELQAKYERQAKYEQYLAWKERREQQAKYERQAKYEQYLAWLKDRKAEQAREEAIARQRAAEQARLAAQQRASSARAVVTRASSRSGGYGMPVPGARVTSGYGPRNFWIGGSNFHTGVDFAAPVGTPIYAASSGTVTASGWGGYGINVFVDVGNTRTIYGHMSRTAVHVGQNVERGDLLGYVGCTGICTGPHLHFEVQVNGRHVNPFNYLP comes from the coding sequence GTGGAGCAGGGCGAAAGCCTCAGCTCCATCGCCCGTGCTTACGGCACCTCGGTCCGCCGCATTCAGCACGCCAACAGCCTCAAAGCCCCCAACCTCAAGCTGGGCCAGATCCTGCGGGTTCCGATCGTGGTGCGCGCCGAGACGCACCGCCGCCTGCCCCCGGGCGTGTTTGTTCACGTGGTGAAAGAAGGCGACAGCCTCAGCTCGATCCGGGACCGTTACGGCCTGACCACCATCGAACTCATCTCGGCCAACCCGTACCTCGAGAGCCTCGACCGCATGGAAGCGGGCACCGAACTGCTGATTCCCTCGGCGGTGCGCGGCCTGATCGTGCGGGTCAAGCAAGGGCAGGACGCGGTGAGCCTCGCCGAGTACTACGGCAGCGACGTGGGCCGACTGGCGCAGGTCAACGGTCTGGAGTCGCCGACCGACCTGGGCGAGAACGACCTGCTCCTGATCCCCGGGGTGATGGCCGAAACCACCCTGGGGGCGCTGCACGCCAAACGCGAGCACGAGCTCGAGCGCAAGCGCAAGCTCGAGCAGTACGCCCGCTACCAGCGCTACTTGGCCTACCTCAAGGACAAGCAGCGCCGCGAGTTGCAGGCGAAGTACGAGCGTCAGGCCAAGTACGAACAGTACCTGGCCTGGAAAGAACGCCGCGAGCAGCAGGCGAAGTACGAGCGTCAGGCCAAGTACGAACAGTACCTGGCGTGGCTCAAAGACCGCAAGGCCGAACAGGCCCGCGAGGAGGCCATCGCCCGCCAGCGCGCCGCCGAACAGGCCCGTTTGGCAGCCCAGCAGCGCGCGAGCAGTGCGCGCGCCGTGGTGACGCGCGCCTCGAGTCGGAGCGGCGGTTACGGCATGCCCGTACCGGGCGCCCGCGTGACTTCCGGCTACGGCCCGCGCAACTTCTGGATCGGCGGATCGAACTTTCACACCGGCGTGGATTTCGCCGCTCCGGTGGGTACGCCGATCTACGCGGCCAGCAGCGGTACCGTGACGGCCAGCGGCTGGGGCGGCTACGGCATCAACGTGTTCGTGGACGTGGGCAACACCCGTACCATCTACGGCCACATGAGCCGCACCGCCGTGCATGTCGGGCAGAACGTCGAACGCGGTGACCTGCTGGGCTACGTGGGCTGCACCGGGATCTGCACCGGACCGCACCTGCACTTCGAGGTTCAGGTGAACGGACGCCATGTTAACCCGTTTAATTACCTGCCCTAA
- a CDS encoding beta-galactosidase, whose amino-acid sequence MFEIRELIYGGDYNPEQWPREVWREDARLMREAGVNLVSLGIFSWAWLEPREGQFEFGWLDEVMDLLHAHGVGVNLATATASPPPWLSARYPDSKPLTDTGVRLEVGGRQLYCPSHPQFRALARRLVREIATRYREHPALRMWHVNNEFGCHIDTCYCDLCAGRFRAWLRAKYGNLESLNEAWGTAFWSQRYGDWDEIQPPRKAPTYANPAQQLDWRRFSSDNILELYQNEVEVLRELTPTVPVTTNFLGFLRGLDYVRWAREEDVVSLDAYPDPSQPRSYLEAAMQFDLVRSLRGGQRWILMEQATGAVNWRARNAIKRPGVARLFNHLALAHGASGIMFFQWRASKAGAEKFHSGMVQHVGPERSRIWRETRDFGAELKTLADLSGFEVPAPVALLFDWENWWALEIDSKPSEDVRMMPLAFKWYAALRRLGVNVDLVHPEADLSAYRAVVAPNQYLLTERAAHKLRAFVQGGGSLTLGFFSGIVNAFEQIQLGGYPALLSDVLGLWVEEWAPLQPEERQQVRFADGHESEAAIWSEVVHLEGAEALATFGRDYLAGGPAVTRHAFGQGRAYYLATDLPEDEVRDLLRRALEEAGVAVAPLPGGLDVTVSRRGDESVLHLLNFDAERSFSVRVPPGGRSFPEGAELAEELRLEPGAVRLIRYSGPLEVSQLRFG is encoded by the coding sequence GTGTTTGAAATCCGCGAACTGATTTACGGAGGCGACTACAATCCCGAGCAGTGGCCGCGCGAGGTGTGGCGCGAGGATGCACGGCTGATGCGCGAGGCCGGGGTGAACCTGGTGTCGCTCGGCATTTTCTCGTGGGCGTGGCTGGAGCCGCGCGAAGGGCAGTTCGAGTTCGGCTGGCTCGACGAGGTGATGGACCTGCTGCACGCGCACGGCGTGGGCGTGAACCTGGCGACAGCCACCGCCTCGCCGCCGCCGTGGCTGTCCGCGCGCTACCCGGACTCCAAGCCGCTCACCGACACCGGCGTGCGCCTCGAGGTGGGCGGGCGGCAGCTGTACTGCCCCAGCCACCCGCAGTTCCGCGCGCTCGCCAGGCGGCTGGTGCGCGAGATCGCCACGCGTTACCGCGAGCACCCGGCGCTGCGGATGTGGCACGTCAACAACGAGTTCGGCTGCCACATTGACACCTGCTACTGCGACCTGTGTGCCGGGCGTTTTCGCGCGTGGCTGCGCGCGAAGTACGGGAACTTGGAGAGCCTCAACGAGGCCTGGGGCACGGCCTTCTGGAGCCAGCGTTACGGGGACTGGGACGAGATCCAGCCGCCGCGCAAGGCCCCGACCTACGCCAACCCCGCCCAGCAGCTTGACTGGCGGCGCTTCTCGAGCGACAACATCCTCGAGCTGTACCAAAACGAGGTGGAGGTGCTGCGCGAGCTGACCCCCACGGTGCCGGTGACCACCAACTTCCTCGGGTTCCTGCGCGGCCTGGACTACGTGCGCTGGGCACGCGAGGAGGACGTGGTGTCGCTCGACGCCTACCCGGACCCCTCGCAGCCGCGCAGCTACCTCGAGGCGGCCATGCAGTTCGATCTGGTGCGCTCGCTGCGCGGCGGACAGCGCTGGATCCTGATGGAACAGGCGACCGGTGCGGTCAACTGGCGCGCGCGCAACGCGATCAAGCGCCCCGGCGTGGCGCGGCTGTTTAACCACCTCGCCCTGGCGCACGGGGCCAGCGGCATCATGTTCTTCCAGTGGCGCGCCTCTAAGGCCGGCGCCGAGAAGTTCCACAGCGGCATGGTGCAGCACGTCGGACCCGAGCGGTCGCGCATCTGGCGTGAGACCCGCGACTTTGGAGCCGAACTGAAAACGCTCGCGGACCTCAGCGGCTTCGAGGTGCCCGCGCCGGTGGCCTTGCTGTTCGACTGGGAAAACTGGTGGGCGCTCGAGATCGACTCGAAACCCAGCGAAGACGTGCGGATGATGCCGCTGGCCTTCAAGTGGTACGCGGCACTCCGCCGCCTGGGCGTGAACGTGGACCTCGTGCACCCCGAGGCGGACCTGAGCGCTTACCGCGCGGTCGTCGCCCCCAACCAGTACCTGCTGACCGAGCGCGCCGCGCACAAGCTGCGCGCCTTCGTGCAGGGCGGCGGCAGCCTGACCCTGGGCTTTTTCAGCGGCATCGTCAACGCGTTCGAGCAGATCCAGCTCGGCGGCTATCCCGCGCTGCTCTCGGACGTGCTGGGCCTGTGGGTCGAGGAGTGGGCTCCGTTGCAGCCCGAGGAGCGCCAACAGGTCCGTTTCGCGGACGGGCACGAGAGCGAGGCGGCCATCTGGAGCGAGGTCGTCCACCTCGAGGGAGCCGAGGCGCTGGCGACTTTTGGCCGCGACTACCTGGCGGGCGGTCCCGCCGTCACCCGCCACGCCTTCGGTCAGGGGCGCGCGTACTACCTCGCCACCGACCTGCCCGAGGACGAGGTGCGGGATCTGCTGCGGCGCGCCCTCGAGGAGGCCGGGGTTGCGGTAGCCCCCCTGCCGGGCGGCCTGGACGTCACGGTGTCCCGGCGCGGCGACGAGAGCGTGCTGCACCTGCTGAACTTCGACGCGGAGCGAAGCTTCAGCGTGCGGGTACCGCCGGGCGGACGGTCCTTCCCCGAGGGCGCGGAGCTCGCGGAAGAACTGCGCCTCGAGCCGGGGGCGGTGCGCCTGATTCGCTACAGCGGGCCCCTCGAGGTGTCTCAGTTGCGTTTCGGCTGA
- the rho gene encoding transcription termination factor Rho: protein MKFRDLQTKILPELHLLAAQVGIENYRKLKKDELALAILEKQAEGEGMRMARGYLEISPDGYGFLQDNLLSAESRSVIVSAGLIKQYQLRTGDFIVGRARPPRDNERYGTLMRVEAVNDMDPATAAKRPKFDDLIPTFPDRQLVLEDPTMPDNLAMRVIDLLVPIGMGQRGLIVAPPKAGKTTLLKKIANSIVKNYPDITVMVLLVDERPEEVTDFRESVKGAQVVASTFDEPPQNHVRVAEFVHERARRIVEEGGDVVILLDSITRLARANNLVTPPTGRTLSGGLDSNALHWPKRFLGAARNIRGGGSLTILATALVETGSRMDDVIFEEFKGTGNMELQLSRRLEERRIFPAVDILKSGTRREELLLSEEVLRKMWLLRKVISDMDPAEAMDMLLSRMSKTRNNMEFLSTLGGG from the coding sequence CTGAAGTTCCGTGACCTGCAGACCAAGATCTTGCCCGAGCTGCACCTGCTGGCCGCCCAGGTCGGCATCGAGAACTACCGCAAGCTCAAGAAGGACGAGCTGGCCTTGGCGATCCTCGAGAAGCAGGCCGAGGGCGAAGGCATGCGCATGGCGCGCGGCTACCTCGAGATCTCGCCGGACGGCTACGGCTTCTTGCAGGACAACCTGCTCTCGGCCGAGTCGCGCAGCGTGATCGTCTCGGCCGGATTGATCAAGCAGTACCAGCTGCGCACTGGGGACTTCATCGTGGGGCGTGCGCGTCCGCCGCGCGACAACGAGCGCTACGGCACGCTGATGCGGGTCGAGGCGGTCAACGACATGGACCCGGCGACCGCCGCCAAGCGCCCCAAGTTCGACGACCTCATACCCACTTTCCCGGACCGCCAGCTGGTCCTCGAGGATCCCACCATGCCGGACAACCTGGCGATGCGGGTCATCGACCTGCTGGTGCCGATCGGCATGGGCCAGCGCGGTCTGATCGTGGCCCCGCCCAAGGCCGGTAAGACCACGCTGCTGAAAAAGATCGCGAACTCGATCGTCAAGAACTACCCGGACATCACCGTGATGGTGCTGCTGGTAGACGAGCGCCCCGAGGAAGTCACCGATTTCCGCGAGTCGGTCAAGGGAGCGCAGGTCGTGGCCTCGACCTTCGACGAGCCGCCGCAGAACCACGTGCGCGTGGCCGAGTTCGTGCACGAGCGCGCGCGGCGCATCGTGGAAGAGGGCGGTGACGTGGTGATCTTGCTCGACTCGATCACGCGTCTGGCGCGCGCCAACAACCTGGTGACCCCCCCGACCGGCCGCACGCTCTCGGGCGGCCTGGACTCGAACGCGCTGCACTGGCCCAAGCGCTTTTTGGGTGCGGCCCGCAACATCCGTGGCGGGGGCAGCCTGACCATTCTGGCGACCGCGCTGGTCGAGACCGGCTCGCGCATGGATGACGTGATCTTCGAGGAGTTCAAGGGGACGGGCAACATGGAGCTGCAGCTCTCGAGACGCCTCGAGGAGCGTCGCATCTTCCCGGCCGTGGACATTCTCAAGTCGGGCACCCGCCGCGAGGAGTTGCTGCTCTCCGAGGAGGTGCTGCGCAAGATGTGGCTGCTGCGCAAGGTCATCTCGGACATGGATCCGGCCGAGGCCATGGACATGCTGCTCAGCCGCATGTCCAAGACCCGCAACAACATGGAATTCCTGTCTACTCTGGGCGGCGGCTGA
- the asd gene encoding aspartate-semialdehyde dehydrogenase — protein sequence MQKRKVAVLGATGMVGQIYVSMLAEHPWFDVVALAASERSVGKTYAEAAKWYRDTPIPERMRDVRLLPLDADVIAQTGASIVFSAVPSEAAFEIEKALSARGLRVVADTAVHRMEPQIPLIVPEVNHHHLEAIRNPDAGFIVSCANCSTVGLVMTLAGLQRRIGLEKVYVSTMQAVSGAGYSGVPSMAILDNVIPFIRNEEEKIARETLKILGSYQGEFKQADFTVLASCARVGVLDGHSEAVFAELSRDTDLEEVRAAIASLEPLPGLPSAPNPPVVLRDEPDRPQPRLDRMTGRGMATTVGRLRLDGRTLRYNLLSHNTIRGAAGNAILIAELLVSKGLA from the coding sequence TTGCAAAAGCGGAAAGTGGCAGTTTTAGGCGCGACCGGCATGGTCGGTCAAATCTACGTCTCGATGCTCGCCGAGCACCCCTGGTTCGATGTGGTGGCTCTGGCAGCCTCCGAGCGCTCGGTCGGGAAGACCTATGCGGAGGCCGCCAAGTGGTACCGCGACACGCCCATTCCCGAGCGGATGAGGGATGTGCGCCTGCTGCCGCTCGACGCCGACGTCATTGCCCAGACCGGGGCGAGCATCGTGTTCTCGGCCGTACCTTCCGAGGCGGCCTTCGAGATCGAAAAAGCCCTGTCGGCGCGCGGCCTGCGGGTGGTGGCCGACACGGCCGTGCACCGCATGGAGCCGCAGATTCCCCTGATCGTGCCCGAGGTCAACCACCACCACCTCGAGGCGATCCGGAATCCGGACGCGGGCTTTATCGTTTCGTGCGCGAACTGCTCCACGGTGGGCCTGGTGATGACCCTGGCGGGCCTGCAGCGCCGCATCGGCCTCGAGAAGGTCTACGTGTCCACCATGCAGGCGGTCTCGGGCGCGGGCTATTCGGGCGTGCCCTCGATGGCGATCCTCGACAACGTGATTCCGTTTATCCGCAACGAGGAAGAGAAGATCGCGCGCGAGACGCTCAAGATCCTGGGCAGCTACCAGGGCGAGTTCAAACAGGCCGACTTTACCGTGCTGGCCTCGTGCGCGCGCGTGGGCGTGCTCGACGGCCACTCGGAGGCGGTGTTCGCCGAGCTGTCGCGCGACACCGACCTCGAGGAGGTCCGCGCGGCCATCGCCTCGCTCGAGCCGCTTCCCGGCCTGCCGAGCGCGCCCAACCCTCCGGTGGTGCTCCGCGACGAGCCCGACCGCCCGCAGCCGCGCCTGGACCGCATGACCGGGCGCGGCATGGCCACCACGGTCGGTCGTCTGCGCCTGGACGGCCGCACGCTGCGCTACAACCTGCTCAGCCACAACACCATTCGCGGCGCGGCCGGAAACGCCATCTTGATCGCGGAACTGCTGGTGTCCAAGGGCCTGGCGTAA
- the pdxT gene encoding pyridoxal 5'-phosphate synthase glutaminase subunit PdxT has product MSATQLPTLGVLALQGAFREHRRALEALGAVVREVRLPRDLTGLSGLIIPGGESTTIGKLMEDYALREPIHEFYRQGGAVWGTCAGAILLAKDIEDSQQPRLGLMNIRVRRNAFGRQVDSFATPLEVQGLDAPFEAVFIRAPVILSAAPGTEVLARHGEQIVLVRQGRLLASSFHPELTPDTRLHRLFLELARLDPRATV; this is encoded by the coding sequence ATGTCCGCAACGCAGCTTCCCACCCTTGGCGTGCTCGCCCTGCAAGGCGCTTTCCGCGAACACCGCCGCGCCCTGGAGGCCCTGGGCGCCGTGGTGCGCGAGGTGCGCCTGCCACGCGACCTCACCGGCTTAAGCGGCCTGATCATCCCGGGCGGCGAATCCACCACCATCGGCAAACTGATGGAAGATTACGCGCTGCGCGAGCCCATCCATGAGTTCTACCGCCAAGGCGGTGCCGTGTGGGGCACCTGCGCCGGGGCGATCTTGCTCGCCAAGGACATCGAGGACAGCCAGCAGCCCCGCTTGGGCCTGATGAACATCCGGGTGCGCCGCAACGCCTTCGGGCGGCAGGTGGACTCGTTCGCCACCCCGCTCGAGGTCCAGGGCCTAGACGCCCCCTTCGAGGCCGTGTTCATCCGCGCCCCGGTGATCCTGAGCGCTGCTCCCGGCACCGAGGTGCTCGCGCGGCACGGCGAACAGATCGTGCTGGTGCGGCAGGGCCGCCTGCTGGCCTCGTCGTTCCATCCCGAGCTGACCCCGGACACCCGGCTGCACCGCCTGTTCCTCGAGCTGGCCCGCTTGGACCCGCGGGCTACGGTCTGA